ATTGAGAAGTTTCGTGTGCAGGCTCTTCCGGTCTCTCCAACATTCATGAATCTGTTGCTGCTGGGCAGAAATGATGAAGGGTATGACCTGTCCAGTCTTGAGGTTGTATCATATGGATCGGAAGTGATGCCTGAATCCGTACTGGCAGCCTGGAACAGGAAATTTCCACAGATCAGGACGATACAAGCCTATGGCATGTCTGAACTTGGTATTCTGCCAACCCGCTCCAAAGAGCTAGGTTCTCTGCTGTTCTCCATTCAAGATGAAGAGGTCAAGTATCGGGTGGTGGAAGGAGAATTGCAGATTCACACGGAAACCGCGATGATTGGATATTTGAATGCACCTTCACCTTTTACAGAGGACGGGTGGCTACGTACTGGGGATGAAGCTGTGCTGGAGCAGGGTTACATTCGTATTCTGGGACGTCGTTCCGAGATCATTAATGTAGGTGGGCGGAAAGTGTATCCTGCCGAGGTCGAGGGTGTTCTGGAAGAGATGGAATGTATTGAAGCGGCCGTAGTTTCGGGAGAACAGAGTGGTATCACGGGTCAGAGGGTGAAGGTGACTATCCGGCTGGCTACAGAATGTACTCTCACCGATCTGCGGCGATCCATCTGGGAATATTGTCAGGACAAGCTGCCTTCATACAAGATTCCGCAGAAAATCGTAATTACACAGGGAGCGCTCGTAAGTTCAAGAATGAAGAAAATACGAAAACCGATGACTTCGACACCCTTCGCCTCGTCTGGGAAATAGGTTGCTGCCATCAATGAGTATCAGGCGGGAGAGTAGAGTAGTGAACTTTAACCTATCTGGAAACACAAAAGGGAACAGAAAAGGTGCTGCCTCGAAGAGTTTTATCTCGCTTGAAAGGCTATCGCTGAACGAACCTCAAACATCGTAATGAGGGGATAATCAAGAAAAGTAAAACCTAACGAATCTCAGTAACGTTATTGCTTCAAAAATACGGCCTCTGCTCTCGAAAATCGACTTATTGGACGAAATAAGGTCTCTCTGATTCGTTAGGCATTTAGCCCGCGTATTAATGAAGCGAATAACGTGTGCTGGGTTCGTTGCTATGAACGTTTTTGTCAAGCCCATCACAAAAAGCTGCTTTTCCCCGAAGCCCTAAGCGCGGGAGTCCATATGCGAGCGACGGTTGGCACGCTGCTATCCGTGGGTTGGTTACCACATGGTATGCCTTCGTCAAGGAGAGCTGTTACAAGCTAGCCACGCACGTTCAGCCCATTAAAAGCCTAGTGCAAACGAACCTCGCACATTCTCTCCTGAACCTTCCATGAACTCCCGGGCTTAGGGCTCCGGGGTTTTCCCCTTTTTCCGTTTAAACCATCCGTCTCTTCAAGATGAATAACAGATTACTGAGCGTTCGGTAGCTCCAACGTTCGGGCGATCGCCCAAATGAACCCGGTCAGTTCCCTGGCCACCGCGGTGACCGCGACATTTTTGTGTTTGTTTAATCCATAAACTAAACGGCGGAATTTTCGGTGCAGCCGTTCCTGGGCTTTCCATGAAATGAGCTGTATGTCCGCAGGCAGACCTTCCAAACGGCGGGCCAAGTCCCCTTTAATCGCAGGCCGATGGCGGTAACTCCATGCCGATTCAATCAAGGTGCGACGCAATCGTCCATTTCCCGCTTTGGTGAGCGAGCCTCGTTGGGTACGGACTCCAGACGAATGCTCACGCGGAACCAGGCCCAAGTAAGCCATGAGCTGAGCAGGGGAACGGAAACGGGCAAAGGAACCAATCTCCGCAGCAAGCGTGACGGCCGTGAGAAATCCAATGCCACGCAGAGACTGTAAAATTTGAATCAAATCGGCTTTAGAGCTGGTCGCCGCCTCTTCAATCAAGGCTTTTTCCAGTCGACCGATGCGTTGCTCGATCTCGTCCATGGCATGAAGGTACTCCGTAAACGCAATCTGCATAGGCGCATTCGGGAAGGTCAGTTGTCCAAGCCATACGCGATATTTTTTCGTCCAGCGACGTTTGATTTGTTCAGGCGGATGGATCTGGTGACGCAATAAAAATTTGAGCACGCGTTGACGAGCCCGGTGAGCATCTTCTTTTGCCGATTCGCGTGCCCGAACCAATTCACGAAGCGCCTCATCTTCACGTGCTGGAACGTAAATCGGCGTAAGCTCGCCTGCACGGAACAGACGTGCCAGTTGCTCGGCATCCCGTCGATCGGTTTTCACGTGATCGCCGGAGCGTTTGGGGATGAGTGAAGGGGCAATGACGACACAATGGGCCCCCATGGATTCGATCCAGCGGTAGGTTTCGTATCCTGTAGGACCGGCCTCATAACAAAACGAGAGGGAGCTTGCCGGACCCAATTCTTTGATGAGTTTGCGTAAGGCAGCAGGCGCATGAGCAATGGTGCCGTAA
This Paenibacillus xylanexedens DNA region includes the following protein-coding sequences:
- a CDS encoding class I adenylate-forming enzyme family protein, which produces MLNQFLLERFAEQGQQPALIWKEEEYSYRWLLEQVDIMSEWITAEGLAGQLVTLEEDYSPYAATALIALLGQGCIVLPMDRYLVEAKREEYIQLAQVKWRLGVEESKLCIRQTCELSGEVPVLLSSLAQEGVGGLVLFSSGSTGVSKATVHRADRLLHRFRRQVRPLRTIPFMMFDHIGGVNTMLQSLSSGGCLCIIADRSPEEVCRTIEKFRVQALPVSPTFMNLLLLGRNDEGYDLSSLEVVSYGSEVMPESVLAAWNRKFPQIRTIQAYGMSELGILPTRSKELGSLLFSIQDEEVKYRVVEGELQIHTETAMIGYLNAPSPFTEDGWLRTGDEAVLEQGYIRILGRRSEIINVGGRKVYPAEVEGVLEEMECIEAAVVSGEQSGITGQRVKVTIRLATECTLTDLRRSIWEYCQDKLPSYKIPQKIVITQGALVSSRMKKIRKPMTSTPFASSGK
- a CDS encoding IS110 family transposase, whose translation is MKSTTKFIGLDVSKEKISVAIADEGQDKPRYYGTIAHAPAALRKLIKELGPASSLSFCYEAGPTGYETYRWIESMGAHCVVIAPSLIPKRSGDHVKTDRRDAEQLARLFRAGELTPIYVPAREDEALRELVRARESAKEDAHRARQRVLKFLLRHQIHPPEQIKRRWTKKYRVWLGQLTFPNAPMQIAFTEYLHAMDEIEQRIGRLEKALIEEAATSSKADLIQILQSLRGIGFLTAVTLAAEIGSFARFRSPAQLMAYLGLVPREHSSGVRTQRGSLTKAGNGRLRRTLIESAWSYRHRPAIKGDLARRLEGLPADIQLISWKAQERLHRKFRRLVYGLNKHKNVAVTAVARELTGFIWAIARTLELPNAQ